The genomic segment attaaaaaggacTCTGGGATagtttactttaaaataaataaacaaatgaaagaGCAATTCTTTGCAGGCCCATGGAACCTAATCAAATGTGGCCCAATGATTGGAAACCTGGATTAATCAATAGCCAGATAGCCATTAACAAACCCTAACCCCAACAAAAACCTCTCCGCTTCTCTGTCTTCACCTTCTTGTCCAAAATTTGTGCTTCCAAATATGGCCAACGCCTGTATGGCCATGAGAAACCTACTTTCTCTAGCACAAAAACGTTTCTTCAACACATCTGTTATACTTCCCACTGCCTCATCATCATTTACTGCTGAATATCTCATCAAGACATGCGGGCTTCCTTTACAACCAGGCCTTTCAGTTTCCAAGAAGCTCCTAAACGATGAAAATAACCTCCAAAACTCGCAAGCTGTAGTAGAATTCCTTAAATCTCACCATTTTAAGGATGCCCACATCGCCAAAATGGTCCAAAAGTGTCCTGCTGTCCTCCGTTGCAAAGTTGAGGACAATCTGGAGCCCAAATTTGACTTCTTCATTAAAAATGGATTTGAGGGTCAACTTCTGCCCCAAATTCTGATGTCGGATCCGAGAATTTTGGTATGCAGATTAGATACTCGCATTAAGCCATGTTTAGAACTTTTGAAGCCATTTCTTGGCAGTAATGAGAATATCATAGCTGTTCTTAAGCGTGCTTCGTGGTTATTGACATATAGTTTCAAGTCATGTGTGCAACCAAATATTGATTTCCTGATTAAAGAGGGGTTGCCTCTTGATAAGATGGCAAAACTGTTAATGTCGTACCCAAGAACCATACTAATTAAGCATGATAGGATGGTTTCTGCAGCAAATTATCTTAAGAATTTGGGGCTTGAACCAAAGGCTCCTATGTTTATCCACGCTTTTAGGGTGATGGTGCAATTGAGCGAACCaacttggaagaagaaaattgaggCTTGGAAGAGCGTTGGCTGGAGCGAAGGGGAGATTTTGGGGACTTTTAAGCGATTCCCGTTTCTTTTATCATGTTCAGAGGAGAAAATCAACTGCATGATGGATTTCTTTGTGAATACAGTGAAGCTGGGACACCAAACTATTACTGCAAATCCCTCAATTTTCAAGTATTCGTTTGATAAGAGGATTTATCCGAGGTATAATGTTTTGAAGGTTTTGGAGTCAAAGAAGCTAATTAGAGTCAGGAAGACTGCAACTTTCTTAAAAATAAGCGAGGAGAAGTTCTTGGAGAATTACATTACCAAGTACGAGGGCAAAGTTCCTGGTTTATTGGAGATATATGGGAGCATTAGAAAAACGAAGGGGCTATAACTTAATGGCAAAATAGTAAGTTTGCTTTTTTAATGCATTATACAATAGTAGCTTAAATTCCTCTTATCCCGGTGGCTTTGTAATGATGTCGTGTAAACCATTTAACTGTCTCTAATTTATATTGTTCaatttattgtttgattgtccaagtttcattttgttgttgtttttggacATTGGTTTCTGGAAGTTTTTTATTGGTGGTAGCTTTTTGGAGTGTTTGTAAGTGTTGTTAGATCATTAGCtgtatatttaaattcaaacaGATATTGTGGCTTGAAGGATTTGCATAATAGTATTGGAATTTCAATCCTAGGGGATTTTACTCTTTGAATTTTAACTTGAAATAGTTATCTTGATTTGAGCTGCGAAGCATAAGAGGAGCCATAAAAACATActggttattt from the Populus nigra chromosome 1, ddPopNigr1.1, whole genome shotgun sequence genome contains:
- the LOC133696884 gene encoding uncharacterized protein LOC133696884, whose product is MANACMAMRNLLSLAQKRFFNTSVILPTASSSFTAEYLIKTCGLPLQPGLSVSKKLLNDENNLQNSQAVVEFLKSHHFKDAHIAKMVQKCPAVLRCKVEDNLEPKFDFFIKNGFEGQLLPQILMSDPRILVCRLDTRIKPCLELLKPFLGSNENIIAVLKRASWLLTYSFKSCVQPNIDFLIKEGLPLDKMAKLLMSYPRTILIKHDRMVSAANYLKNLGLEPKAPMFIHAFRVMVQLSEPTWKKKIEAWKSVGWSEGEILGTFKRFPFLLSCSEEKINCMMDFFVNTVKLGHQTITANPSIFKYSFDKRIYPRYNVLKVLESKKLIRVRKTATFLKISEEKFLENYITKYEGKVPGLLEIYGSIRKTKGL